In the genome of Nocardia sp. NBC_00416, one region contains:
- a CDS encoding ornithine cyclodeaminase family protein codes for MIEDPLSTRDRATPLRVLSRGDLADVPVAPAEVVRAVEEAYIALAAGDSDNPRKLSVANPDGWSVAYAMLGRDGRRRVVAMKTSYKFDPGHDRITKRYYTTITLYDDTTGAPIAMMDCARVGALRTPAVSALLVRETLRRDADTVLLIGTGTQGRNALPHLLAANPQLRKLMLYGTHPEGIEAVHRHLADYAPHALLENVDDPLAAAGTADVILATAGPGTEVAIESEHLKPGSVVVLVGYGLAPSTLRDADRVVATSAEQMALTGTDMADENGELRRVDAELPQILSRRAVARQRADEKIFVYNSGLVLTDIAVAHALAERAIAEGRGTEVSLWD; via the coding sequence ATGATCGAGGATCCGTTGAGCACACGTGACCGAGCCACCCCCCTGCGTGTCCTGAGCCGCGGCGATCTCGCCGACGTGCCGGTGGCCCCGGCCGAGGTGGTCCGCGCGGTGGAGGAAGCGTATATCGCACTGGCCGCGGGTGATTCCGATAACCCCCGCAAGCTCAGCGTCGCCAATCCGGACGGCTGGTCGGTCGCCTACGCGATGCTGGGCCGCGACGGACGGCGCCGGGTGGTCGCCATGAAGACCTCGTACAAGTTCGACCCGGGTCACGACCGCATCACCAAGCGCTACTACACGACCATCACGCTGTACGACGACACCACAGGCGCACCCATCGCCATGATGGACTGCGCCCGGGTGGGTGCGCTGCGCACCCCGGCGGTATCAGCGCTGCTGGTACGGGAGACGCTGCGCCGCGACGCGGATACCGTGTTGCTCATCGGCACCGGAACGCAGGGGCGCAATGCGCTCCCCCATCTGCTGGCCGCCAATCCGCAGCTGCGCAAGCTGATGCTGTACGGCACTCATCCCGAAGGCATCGAGGCCGTACACCGGCATCTCGCGGACTACGCGCCGCACGCGCTGCTGGAGAACGTGGACGACCCCCTCGCCGCGGCGGGGACCGCGGACGTGATCCTGGCGACCGCCGGACCCGGTACCGAGGTGGCGATCGAATCCGAGCATCTGAAACCGGGATCGGTGGTGGTCCTGGTGGGTTACGGCCTCGCGCCCTCCACGCTGCGCGACGCCGACCGGGTGGTCGCCACCAGCGCCGAGCAGATGGCGTTGACCGGGACGGATATGGCCGACGAGAACGGCGAATTGCGCCGGGTGGACGCCGAACTGCCGCAGATCCTGAGCCGGCGCGCTGTGGCCCGGCAGCGGGCGGACGAGAAGATCTTCGTCTACAACAGCGGTCTGGTGCTCACCGATATCGCGGTGGCGCACGCCCTGGCCGAACGCGCGATCGCCGAGGGCCGTGGCACGGAGGTGTCGCTATGGGACTGA
- a CDS encoding TauD/TfdA family dioxygenase, which produces MKSVLSERKTLHPPNIEDIEHRELPEAAGQAVRELAAEIAFTLGPGRDAAARTLSDPALIEQIRTRATDLPAEIHTALRPPATSAGACVLRRLPLRDDEIGPTPPDWQTATAWSADPARPGCSFELDIAMLLLAAAAGEPFGWAGQQDGRLVNNIVPAAGHEFEQSGASSTVLLSPHSEDAFHPRRANLLVLGCLRNADRVGTTVSSVRRVELTGAERRALRTPTLPILPDVSYGSDFDRAAAVAVPTLWCEPGRDNESEALTVRFDPAYTPLDEADPAYRAAYQRLETELERVCVLACLQPGELLLIDNDVAVHGRVPFTPRYDGTDRWLKRVNIRLPERPRRATESRENGYGQQIIAPFAPLPARRARAERNGAVDDRGSVEHT; this is translated from the coding sequence GTGAAAAGCGTTCTCTCCGAACGTAAGACGCTTCACCCACCTAATATCGAAGATATCGAGCACCGTGAGTTACCCGAAGCCGCCGGACAGGCGGTGCGTGAACTGGCCGCGGAGATCGCCTTCACACTGGGTCCCGGGCGGGACGCGGCCGCGCGCACCCTGTCCGACCCCGCGTTGATAGAACAGATCCGCACCCGCGCGACCGATCTCCCCGCGGAAATCCACACCGCGCTGCGCCCCCCGGCCACCTCCGCCGGGGCATGCGTACTACGACGGCTGCCACTGCGCGACGACGAAATCGGTCCCACCCCGCCGGATTGGCAGACGGCGACCGCCTGGAGTGCCGACCCCGCCCGCCCCGGCTGCTCGTTCGAGCTGGATATCGCCATGCTGCTGCTGGCCGCCGCGGCCGGTGAACCGTTCGGGTGGGCCGGCCAACAGGACGGCCGGCTGGTCAACAACATCGTGCCCGCCGCCGGGCACGAGTTCGAACAGTCGGGGGCCAGCAGCACTGTTCTACTGAGCCCGCACTCCGAGGACGCCTTCCATCCGCGGCGCGCGAACCTGCTGGTCCTGGGCTGCCTGCGCAACGCCGACCGGGTGGGCACCACGGTGTCCTCGGTGCGCAGGGTCGAGCTGACCGGAGCGGAGCGACGCGCCCTGCGCACACCCACGCTGCCGATCCTGCCCGACGTCTCCTACGGATCGGATTTCGACCGCGCGGCCGCGGTCGCGGTACCCACGTTGTGGTGCGAACCCGGCCGCGACAACGAATCCGAAGCGCTCACAGTGCGGTTCGATCCGGCCTATACCCCCTTGGACGAGGCGGATCCGGCCTACCGCGCGGCTTACCAGCGGCTGGAAACCGAACTCGAACGAGTCTGCGTACTGGCCTGTCTCCAACCCGGTGAACTGCTCCTGATCGATAACGACGTCGCAGTTCACGGCCGGGTTCCGTTCACGCCGCGCTACGACGGCACCGACCGCTGGCTCAAGCGGGTGAACATTCGGCTACCCGAACGCCCGCGCCGCGCAACCGAATCCAGGGAGAATGGATACGGTCAGCAGATCATCGCGCCCTTCGCGCCGCTACCGGCGCGACGGGCGCGGGCAGAGCGGAACGGTGCAGTAGATGATCGAGGATCCGTTGAGCACACGTGA
- a CDS encoding DUF7373 family lipoprotein, with product MVRIWRAGTVTAIVALVAAGLSGCSAQVGTPVPGEIDVRTLEVGDFPVDKFSYPADASGDGPILEGIRMSEAVVTTDRIDPSLKFGRGSKVLPDPATAIDFLANVSEPVLKHRKMVVGYAASGADQGDPEGETRPEADATAITVVALRFPDTSAATGAARELEDADIGVSRDNRRLKSAKYPDALVHWRPGVANVGAFLAEDEFVISLFVQRPKADSADLVSWVDKTLTAQLAQLGRFRPTPTADIADLQVDPENLLSRVVVADRKGQAPDPDTFAVYGPNYLINSADDQPARARLLDESGFESTAYADGNSVARVRDPAGAPILMDGFIESAGEAYDDRPAPTDIPGAKCLELNTTGDPQHQYRFRCFVPYKRYVGVVSSDDEAEIQQKTAAQYALLANSL from the coding sequence ATGGTTCGGATATGGCGTGCCGGAACCGTCACCGCCATCGTCGCTCTCGTGGCGGCCGGCCTGTCCGGATGTAGCGCTCAGGTGGGGACGCCCGTCCCAGGGGAGATCGACGTGCGGACCCTGGAGGTCGGCGACTTCCCGGTCGACAAGTTCAGTTATCCGGCGGACGCGAGCGGAGACGGCCCGATCCTGGAGGGGATCCGCATGTCGGAGGCCGTCGTCACCACCGATCGGATCGATCCGTCGCTGAAGTTCGGCCGCGGTTCGAAGGTGCTGCCCGACCCGGCGACCGCAATCGATTTCCTGGCCAATGTGTCCGAACCGGTTCTGAAGCACCGCAAGATGGTGGTCGGTTACGCGGCCAGCGGAGCCGATCAGGGCGATCCCGAAGGTGAGACCCGTCCGGAAGCCGACGCCACCGCGATCACGGTGGTGGCCCTACGTTTTCCGGACACCTCCGCCGCCACCGGAGCGGCCCGGGAGTTGGAGGACGCGGATATCGGGGTCTCGCGGGACAACCGCAGGCTGAAATCGGCGAAGTATCCCGACGCGCTGGTGCACTGGCGGCCCGGCGTCGCCAATGTGGGCGCTTTCCTGGCCGAGGACGAATTCGTGATCTCACTGTTCGTCCAGCGGCCGAAGGCCGACAGCGCGGATCTGGTGTCCTGGGTGGACAAGACCCTCACCGCCCAGCTCGCTCAGCTCGGCCGGTTCCGGCCCACCCCGACCGCGGATATCGCGGATCTACAGGTCGATCCCGAGAATCTGCTGTCCCGGGTGGTGGTCGCCGATCGCAAGGGACAGGCGCCCGATCCCGATACATTCGCCGTCTACGGTCCGAACTATCTGATCAACTCCGCCGACGACCAGCCGGCCCGCGCCCGGCTGCTCGACGAATCCGGTTTCGAGAGCACCGCCTACGCCGACGGCAATTCGGTGGCCCGGGTCCGCGATCCGGCGGGCGCGCCGATCCTGATGGACGGTTTCATCGAATCGGCGGGCGAGGCGTACGACGACCGTCCCGCGCCGACCGATATTCCCGGTGCGAAATGCCTCGAGCTCAATACGACGGGCGATCCACAGCACCAGTACCGGTTCCGGTGCTTCGTACCGTACAAGCGGTACGTGGGTGTGGTGTCCAGTGATGACGAGGCCGAGATCCAGCAGAAGACGGCGGCCCAGTACGCCCTGCTCGCGAACAGTCTCTGA
- a CDS encoding PLP-dependent cysteine synthase family protein: MSLVTRVTDLIGRTPLFELAATGSGTRLLLKLEQFNPTGAAKIRMAREMVLDAERRGLLRDGGHIIESTSGNTGLGLAVVAAERGYRFTAVVDHHASKDKLRAMRAMGAELVFVAEDGNDDLATSAREDHAEAMATGDPDAFFTEQHNNDANAVGYYAVADELLAEVDRVDILLSAVGTGGSLFGTATRLRQLGCVPRVIGVEPVGSIAFGGPGGPYWQSGTGTPPGATIGTAVDYDLLDEGVKVSDRAAFATCRAVSRRLGLMLGGSAGGSVHAALTRLEEFPAGSTVVTIVCDGGEKYLDTVFDDDWMAARDLLDTETERDVHAMLTRYAPADRGARPVGAAVLNESATGNTHAVRVNRPDEHNHTEDSDTMVRAR, translated from the coding sequence ATGTCCCTCGTCACCCGTGTCACGGACCTGATCGGCCGCACCCCGCTCTTCGAATTGGCCGCCACCGGGTCCGGCACCCGATTACTGCTCAAGCTGGAACAGTTCAATCCCACCGGCGCCGCCAAGATCCGGATGGCGCGGGAAATGGTTCTCGACGCGGAGCGTCGGGGTTTGCTGCGCGATGGCGGGCATATCATCGAATCCACATCCGGAAATACCGGACTCGGTCTCGCGGTGGTGGCCGCCGAACGCGGTTATCGTTTCACCGCTGTGGTCGACCATCATGCGAGTAAGGACAAATTGCGGGCGATGCGGGCAATGGGCGCGGAGCTGGTTTTCGTGGCGGAGGACGGCAATGACGATCTCGCCACCTCCGCGCGTGAAGACCATGCCGAGGCCATGGCGACCGGGGATCCCGACGCGTTCTTCACCGAACAGCACAACAACGACGCCAACGCGGTCGGCTATTACGCGGTCGCCGACGAATTACTGGCGGAAGTGGATCGGGTGGACATCCTGCTGTCCGCGGTCGGCACCGGGGGTTCGCTGTTCGGCACCGCGACCCGGCTGCGCCAGCTGGGCTGCGTTCCGCGAGTGATCGGGGTGGAGCCGGTCGGCTCGATCGCCTTCGGCGGGCCGGGCGGGCCGTACTGGCAGTCCGGCACCGGCACCCCGCCCGGCGCCACTATCGGCACCGCCGTGGACTACGACCTGCTCGACGAAGGAGTCAAGGTCTCGGACCGGGCCGCGTTCGCGACCTGCCGCGCTGTGTCACGTCGGCTCGGCCTCATGCTCGGCGGTTCGGCGGGCGGATCGGTCCACGCGGCGCTCACCCGGCTCGAGGAGTTCCCGGCCGGTTCCACCGTGGTCACCATCGTCTGCGACGGGGGCGAGAAGTACCTGGACACCGTCTTCGACGACGACTGGATGGCCGCCCGCGACCTGCTCGATACCGAGACCGAACGTGATGTGCACGCCATGCTGACCCGGTACGCTCCCGCGGACCGGGGCGCCCGACCGGTGGGTGCGGCAGTTTTGAACGAGTCCGCCACCGGGAATACCCACGCCGTCCGCGTCAACCGACCGGACGAACACAACCATACGGAGGATTCGGACACTATGGTGCGGGCCCGGTGA
- a CDS encoding metallopeptidase, producing the protein MPKLRAVAVVVWTLCALLLVTGCTRSVDGRAVSIYDNPFQVAGLPTTSGPSGPRENVPPTELKAENGDGGEVDALALNAVTDVQAYWEQHYGAEFEGEFEPVDKLISWSARDSRRESREFCTESTYRMVNAAYCRLDNSIGWDRALLLPTMTETFGQMAVVMVIAHEYGHAIQNNADIVERDDPVIVKEQQADCFAGAYMRWVAEGKSDYFTINTSDGLNSVLAATVAIRDSDPDDPESVHGSAFERVSAVQIGFTDGAKGCKGIDMDEIEQRRGDLPQTFDGASGEFEITEQSLVELSKALSVILPTPREPTYSYDGAEIACSDGVSTEPVTYCPANNTIATNITGLAERGTATDDADVPLPVKVTGDYNGYVVFISRYTLSVQKSRDQDLVGAKTGLRAACLSGVATVKLAESGRAEGDITLAAGDLDEAVSGLLTDGLAASDVEGKTVPSGFSRVDAFRAGVLGGEATCSARYE; encoded by the coding sequence ATGCCGAAACTTCGTGCCGTCGCTGTCGTCGTCTGGACATTGTGCGCACTGCTGCTGGTCACCGGGTGTACCCGTTCGGTGGACGGCCGGGCGGTCTCGATCTACGACAACCCCTTTCAGGTCGCCGGTCTGCCGACCACCAGCGGTCCGAGCGGTCCGCGCGAGAACGTCCCGCCGACCGAGCTGAAGGCGGAGAACGGCGACGGCGGCGAGGTCGACGCCCTGGCGCTCAATGCCGTCACCGATGTGCAGGCCTACTGGGAGCAGCACTACGGCGCCGAGTTCGAGGGTGAGTTCGAACCGGTGGACAAGCTCATCTCCTGGAGTGCCCGGGATTCGCGGCGGGAATCCCGCGAGTTCTGCACCGAATCGACCTATCGTATGGTCAACGCCGCCTACTGCCGCCTGGACAATTCCATCGGCTGGGACCGGGCGCTGCTGCTGCCCACCATGACCGAGACCTTCGGCCAGATGGCCGTGGTGATGGTGATCGCGCACGAGTACGGGCACGCGATCCAGAACAACGCCGATATCGTCGAACGCGACGACCCGGTGATCGTCAAGGAGCAGCAGGCCGACTGTTTCGCCGGCGCGTACATGCGCTGGGTGGCGGAAGGCAAATCGGACTACTTCACCATCAACACCTCCGACGGATTGAATTCGGTGCTCGCCGCGACGGTGGCGATCCGCGACTCGGACCCCGACGACCCCGAGAGCGTGCACGGTTCGGCCTTCGAACGGGTCTCGGCCGTGCAGATCGGTTTCACCGACGGCGCCAAGGGGTGCAAGGGGATCGATATGGACGAGATCGAACAGCGGCGGGGAGATCTGCCGCAGACTTTCGACGGCGCCTCGGGGGAGTTCGAGATCACCGAGCAGAGTCTGGTCGAACTGAGCAAGGCGCTGTCGGTCATCCTGCCGACGCCGCGGGAACCGACCTACTCCTACGACGGAGCCGAAATAGCGTGCAGTGACGGGGTTTCCACCGAACCGGTCACCTACTGCCCGGCGAACAACACGATCGCCACCAATATCACCGGACTCGCGGAGCGGGGCACCGCCACCGATGACGCCGATGTGCCGCTGCCGGTGAAGGTCACCGGCGACTACAACGGCTACGTGGTGTTCATCTCGCGCTACACCCTGTCGGTGCAGAAGAGCCGCGACCAGGATCTGGTCGGTGCGAAAACGGGCCTGCGAGCCGCCTGCCTGTCCGGTGTCGCAACAGTGAAGTTGGCGGAATCCGGACGTGCCGAAGGGGATATCACGCTGGCGGCCGGCGATCTGGACGAGGCGGTGTCCGGCCTGTTGACCGATGGTCTGGCCGCGAGCGATGTCGAGGGTAAGACCGTGCCGAGCGGTTTCTCCCGGGTGGACGCGTTCCGCGCGGGGGTGCTGGGCGGCGAGGCCACCTGCAGCGCCCGGTACGAATAG
- a CDS encoding MATE family efflux transporter, which translates to MISTPLSRYRPESRRLAALAAPIALTQLAQVAVSTTNIALMGSLGVHAVAAGGLALVLFNQIRTMCVGLITGSGNQIAAAVGAAGKRGADPDPEIREVVRSSFLIATAAGLLGGAILIGLGWSLPWLGQDAGVLADARPLMVALAPGLLPCLWFQVLRQYTVGMQRPQGLLLVTLGSIAVNLGLALALIHGWAGLPALGLTGVGVATSLVFLLMFAVFWTMVRRDPELGRTLPIRPWPVRAATVRHELRLGTPIALTYGSEAGMFSVLALVMGALGPAALAAHNVVYQVIYIVFQIAIGISHGASILVSHSVARDETAHARSLARLALRFAGVVAVGTGLAYAFVPDLVLRPFLDPADAATLEVARSLLLIGIVLQFVDAAQNIGTGLLRGLQATDAGFRLSVVGYWMVGLPTALVLAFPAGLGAAGVWWGLTAGLAATAGLMLRKYFSLLDQQDALLAPRPTQTVS; encoded by the coding sequence GTGATCAGCACACCCCTCTCGCGATATCGTCCCGAAAGCCGGCGGCTCGCCGCCCTGGCCGCCCCCATCGCCCTGACGCAACTCGCGCAGGTCGCGGTTTCCACCACCAATATCGCCCTGATGGGCAGTCTCGGCGTCCACGCGGTCGCGGCCGGCGGGCTCGCGCTGGTGCTGTTCAACCAGATCCGCACCATGTGCGTCGGGTTGATCACCGGCAGCGGCAACCAGATCGCGGCCGCGGTGGGCGCGGCCGGAAAACGCGGCGCCGATCCCGACCCCGAGATCCGCGAGGTGGTGCGGTCCAGTTTCCTGATCGCCACCGCCGCCGGCCTGCTCGGCGGCGCGATACTCATCGGCCTGGGCTGGTCGTTGCCATGGCTCGGCCAGGACGCCGGGGTACTCGCCGACGCCAGACCGCTCATGGTCGCGCTGGCCCCCGGCCTCCTGCCCTGCCTGTGGTTCCAGGTGCTGCGGCAGTACACCGTCGGGATGCAACGGCCCCAGGGGCTGTTGCTGGTGACCCTGGGTTCCATCGCGGTCAACCTGGGGCTGGCCTTGGCGTTGATCCACGGCTGGGCCGGACTGCCCGCCCTCGGCCTCACCGGCGTCGGGGTCGCGACATCGCTGGTCTTCCTGCTCATGTTCGCGGTGTTCTGGACGATGGTGCGGCGCGATCCCGAACTCGGCCGCACCCTCCCGATCCGTCCGTGGCCGGTGCGCGCGGCGACAGTGCGCCACGAACTCCGGCTGGGCACGCCGATCGCCCTCACCTACGGTTCCGAGGCCGGGATGTTCTCGGTGCTCGCGCTGGTCATGGGTGCACTGGGGCCGGCGGCGCTGGCCGCCCACAATGTCGTGTACCAGGTGATCTACATCGTTTTCCAGATCGCAATCGGCATCTCGCACGGCGCATCGATCCTGGTCAGTCACAGCGTCGCCAGGGACGAGACCGCGCATGCCCGCAGCCTGGCCCGGCTCGCACTGCGGTTCGCCGGGGTGGTCGCCGTCGGCACCGGATTGGCCTACGCCTTCGTGCCCGACCTGGTGTTGCGTCCTTTCCTCGACCCCGCCGATGCCGCGACCCTCGAGGTGGCACGCTCGCTGCTGCTGATCGGTATCGTGCTGCAGTTCGTCGACGCGGCCCAGAACATCGGCACCGGACTGCTGCGCGGATTACAGGCCACCGATGCCGGTTTCCGCTTATCGGTCGTGGGCTATTGGATGGTCGGCCTGCCCACCGCCCTGGTGCTGGCCTTTCCGGCCGGCTTGGGCGCCGCCGGGGTCTGGTGGGGGCTCACCGCGGGCCTGGCCGCCACCGCGGGCCTGATGCTGCGCAAGTACTTCAGCCTGCTCGACCAGCAGGACGCACTGCTGGCTCCCCGCCCGACGCAGACCGTAAGTTAG
- a CDS encoding alanine racemase, whose amino-acid sequence MGLTGADARAGAGPGSSDRCAGTVAAPVPARRDPWEQQVLADPQLLGDIAFAVRGPFHLMYPPRVIDNIRGFQQVFADAGISGIVYYGKKANKAACVARACATAGAGIDVSSTGELTAALGQGIRGAELLVTGPEKSDELHWLAARHGCLVAVDSLGELKRLSALDIPVRVLLRALPAASASRFGMSADELDLATSEATGFPSISLQGFSFHLSGYDPDPRAELAAQLLDRCRAARALGHPAGIISIGGGFGVDYVPAADWAAFQQQATRRWFHSGKAFESYYPYSFPEPGPAMLTAILRTGDLADRLRRTDTTLAVEPGRALLDRAGSTVFRVQGGKTRHEHGQPYRILTVDGTSLSLSEQWFDSEYLPDPVLWPDHPGDPTPTVVGAATCLESDMLSWRRIPLPREAVPGDLLIYPNTAGYQMDSNESPFHELPLPPKVVLSEAPGGRYRWALDQPCP is encoded by the coding sequence ATGGGACTGACCGGAGCCGACGCCCGCGCCGGAGCCGGTCCCGGATCGTCGGACCGGTGCGCGGGGACCGTCGCGGCCCCGGTGCCCGCCCGTCGCGACCCCTGGGAACAACAGGTCCTCGCCGACCCGCAACTGCTCGGCGATATCGCCTTCGCGGTGCGCGGACCGTTCCATCTGATGTATCCGCCGCGCGTGATCGACAATATTCGCGGATTCCAGCAGGTTTTCGCCGACGCCGGGATCTCCGGCATCGTCTATTACGGCAAGAAAGCCAACAAGGCGGCCTGCGTGGCGCGAGCCTGCGCCACCGCGGGCGCGGGTATCGATGTCTCGAGCACCGGCGAACTCACCGCCGCACTGGGGCAGGGAATTCGCGGTGCGGAATTGCTGGTCACCGGACCCGAGAAATCCGACGAGCTGCACTGGCTCGCCGCCCGGCACGGATGCCTGGTAGCCGTGGACAGCCTCGGGGAGCTGAAACGACTGTCCGCACTGGATATCCCGGTCCGGGTGCTGCTGCGGGCGCTGCCCGCCGCCTCGGCCAGTCGATTCGGAATGTCGGCCGACGAACTCGATCTGGCGACCTCCGAAGCAACCGGCTTCCCGTCGATTTCTCTACAGGGCTTCAGTTTCCACCTCTCCGGATACGATCCCGATCCCCGCGCCGAATTGGCCGCGCAACTACTCGACCGCTGTCGCGCCGCGCGGGCGCTCGGCCACCCCGCCGGAATCATTTCCATCGGCGGCGGTTTCGGTGTCGACTATGTCCCCGCCGCGGATTGGGCAGCTTTTCAGCAGCAGGCGACCCGCCGCTGGTTCCATTCCGGGAAAGCGTTCGAGTCGTACTACCCGTATTCCTTTCCCGAACCCGGTCCGGCGATGCTCACCGCGATTCTGCGAACCGGCGATCTCGCCGATCGACTGCGGCGCACCGATACGACCCTGGCCGTCGAACCGGGTCGCGCCCTGCTGGACCGCGCGGGCAGCACGGTCTTCCGGGTGCAGGGCGGGAAGACTCGCCACGAGCACGGGCAGCCGTACCGGATCCTGACGGTGGACGGAACGAGTCTGAGCCTTTCCGAACAGTGGTTCGACAGCGAATACCTCCCCGACCCGGTGCTGTGGCCCGACCACCCGGGAGACCCGACCCCGACGGTCGTCGGCGCCGCCACCTGCCTCGAATCGGACATGCTCAGCTGGCGCCGGATTCCGCTGCCCCGCGAAGCCGTTCCCGGCGATCTGCTGATCTATCCGAACACCGCCGGATATCAGATGGATTCCAACGAATCGCCCTTTCACGAATTACCCCTCCCGCCGAAGGTGGTGCTGTCCGAAGCACCGGGCGGCAGGTATCGCTGGGCCCTCGATCAACCCTGTCCGTGA
- a CDS encoding flavodoxin domain-containing protein has translation MARFAALDTRRPDLTGLRFAVFGLGDSVYDNTFNRGGEIAAAKLAALGGTQLGDHARHDASSEIAPAAMGRTWVRTDSDVLATA, from the coding sequence GTGGCCCGGTTCGCCGCCCTGGACACGCGCCGCCCGGATCTGACCGGTCTGCGGTTCGCGGTGTTCGGACTGGGCGATTCGGTCTACGACAACACCTTCAACCGGGGCGGGGAGATCGCCGCCGCGAAACTGGCCGCACTCGGCGGCACGCAGCTCGGCGACCACGCCCGCCACGACGCGTCCAGTGAGATCGCGCCCGCCGCGATGGGCCGGACCTGGGTCCGGACCGACTCGGATGTCCTGGCCACCGCCTGA
- a CDS encoding FHA domain-containing protein, translated as MRDQQVEVVAGRHAAARVAGAVVLVAHRGEGRPTAESAAMRALVALAELVHEAAGRDPDGPGASIARTATRWLMARPERTSPGTAVDFGILSAAGPGRVALFLHGAVTAVLDGDRTEYFHGRDAVFTVDRTTVAPAHAVALFVDGSADPDEDARPVLPPARGIGRLVEGIAEAGGVIVWSPPASDGVSPDRRPVPAGTAESERTGATARTPSDTPDRKSSLVDPDAVPTAVSTPLLDTVELSERGSRPTAAAAGDPGPADGSPGPGPDTDPHQAETEISGRQRQGVGGGREDTGDSRAARGADAGARRLPAHPTPPLHLPQPQLDGPPARGTPPLDPELRRRTEATTKGTARTVKVMGFKCARAHPTDPRAAFCSVCGMPVDQTQPLIEVVRPPLGILVLDDGATYLVDTDSVLGRDPEHSEPARRGLHPLQVLDNSGGMSRAHAELLLVDWDVTVVDRGSTNGTRTRAAGYREWVRIPPNQPVVLVPGTEILIGNRMLRYESAAPPPFGQ; from the coding sequence ATGCGGGATCAGCAGGTCGAGGTGGTCGCCGGTCGGCATGCGGCGGCGCGGGTCGCGGGGGCGGTGGTGCTGGTCGCGCATCGCGGAGAGGGCCGTCCCACCGCGGAGTCCGCCGCGATGCGGGCACTGGTGGCCCTGGCCGAACTGGTGCACGAGGCCGCCGGGCGGGATCCCGACGGTCCCGGTGCGTCGATCGCCCGGACAGCGACCAGATGGCTCATGGCCCGACCGGAGCGGACCAGCCCCGGGACCGCGGTAGATTTCGGCATTCTGTCCGCCGCCGGACCGGGTCGGGTGGCCCTTTTCCTGCACGGCGCGGTCACCGCGGTGCTCGACGGCGACCGGACAGAGTACTTCCACGGTCGGGACGCCGTGTTCACCGTCGACCGGACCACGGTGGCGCCGGCTCACGCGGTCGCACTGTTCGTCGACGGGTCGGCAGATCCCGACGAGGACGCCCGTCCGGTGCTGCCCCCGGCCCGCGGGATCGGACGCCTGGTGGAGGGAATCGCCGAGGCCGGTGGGGTGATCGTCTGGTCCCCGCCTGCTTCGGACGGGGTGTCGCCGGATCGGCGACCGGTTCCGGCGGGGACCGCGGAATCCGAGCGGACCGGGGCGACCGCGCGAACCCCGAGTGATACGCCGGACCGGAAGTCATCGCTGGTGGATCCGGACGCCGTACCGACCGCGGTGTCGACTCCACTGCTGGACACCGTCGAGCTGTCCGAACGAGGGAGCAGGCCCACCGCCGCCGCGGCGGGTGATCCGGGCCCCGCGGACGGTTCCCCGGGGCCGGGTCCGGACACCGATCCCCACCAGGCGGAGACCGAGATCAGCGGGCGGCAGCGGCAGGGAGTCGGCGGCGGCCGTGAGGACACCGGGGATTCGCGGGCTGCCCGCGGCGCTGACGCCGGCGCGCGTCGGCTACCGGCGCATCCGACACCGCCGCTGCATCTACCGCAACCGCAGCTGGACGGACCGCCCGCCCGCGGCACGCCGCCCCTGGACCCCGAACTGCGCCGCCGGACCGAGGCGACCACGAAGGGCACCGCGCGCACCGTGAAGGTCATGGGATTCAAGTGTGCGCGGGCCCATCCCACCGACCCGCGCGCGGCGTTCTGCAGTGTGTGCGGAATGCCGGTGGATCAGACCCAGCCGCTCATCGAAGTAGTGCGCCCGCCCCTGGGCATCCTGGTACTCGACGACGGCGCCACCTATCTCGTCGACACCGATTCGGTCCTGGGTCGCGACCCGGAACATTCCGAGCCGGCGCGACGCGGACTCCACCCGCTCCAGGTGCTCGACAATTCCGGCGGAATGTCGCGTGCGCACGCCGAACTCCTGCTGGTCGACTGGGATGTGACGGTGGTGGACCGGGGTTCCACCAACGGCACCCGCACCCGGGCCGCGGGGTACCGGGAATGGGTGCGTATCCCGCCGAATCAGCCGGTCGTGCTTGTTCCGGGGACGGAGATCCTGATCGGCAACCGGATGCTGCGCTACGAATCCGCCGCGCCGCCGCCCTTCGGTCAGTGA